In one window of Gadus chalcogrammus isolate NIFS_2021 chromosome 12, NIFS_Gcha_1.0, whole genome shotgun sequence DNA:
- the gfi1ab gene encoding growth factor independent 1A transcription repressor b: MPRSFLVKSKRAHSYHQPRTVEDYSRLDTILAQICSEADTIPEDSMDPYGLSPGSHPADKGSYFPVKSPGRSGEDSVCQSPDYEDFWRLPSASLSPVNSEKSLSPLVDETQPFVVPFRPYAWNSYSGSDLRHLVQQSFQHHDADLDQSACLSFNEDSANKAALFAERTGEEDYGDYRPTIGGFNRAPVFFPDEVLHGPSHDHLKTPSELLCSRLIHNGTYKCVKCSKVFSTPHGLEVHVRRSHSGTRPYACDNCGKTFGHAVSLEQHKAVHSQERSFDCKICSKSFKRSSTLSTHLLIHSDTRPYPCQYCGKRFHQKSDMKKHTFIHTGEKPHKCQVCGKAFSQSSNLITHSRKHTGFKPFGCDLCGKGFQRKVDLRRHKETQHGLK; the protein is encoded by the exons ATGCCTAGGTCTTTCCTGGTGAAGAGCAAGCGGGCCCACAGCTACCACCAACCGCGTACCGTGGAGGACTACAGCCGGCTGGATACCATACTGGCGCAGATATGTTCAG AAGCAGACACGATCCCAGAAGACTCGATGGACCCGTACGGCCTTTCTCCGGGGTCTCACCCGGCTGATAAAGGGAGTTATTTCCCCGTCAAGTCCCCGGGGAGGAGCGGGGAGGACAGCGTGTGTCAATCCCCGGACTACGAGGACTTCTGGCGCCTTCCCTccgcgtctctgtccccag TGAACTCGGAGAAATCCCTGTCGCCTTTGGTGGATGAGACCCAGCCCTTCGTGGTGCCCTTCAGGCCGTACGCCTGGAACAGCTACTCGGGGTCGGACCTCAGGCACCTGGTGCAGCAGAGCTTCCAGCACCACGACGCGGACTTGGACCAAAGCGCGTGTCTTTCCTTTAACGAGGACAGCGCCAACAAGGCTGCTCTCTTCGCGGAGAGGACGGGAGAGGAGGACTACGGCGACTACAGGCCCACCATTGGTGGGTTCAACCGAGCCCCGGTGTTCTTCCCCGACGAGGTCCTCCACGGACCCTCCCACGACCACCTGAAGACCCCGTCCGAGTTGCTCTGTTCGCGGCTCATCCACAACGGCACGTACAAGTGCGTCAAATGCAGCAAG gTGTTTTCAACCCCGCACGGTCTGGAGGTCCACGTCCGAAGGTCTCACAGCGGGACGCGGCCGTACGCGTGTGACAACTGCGGCAAGACTTTCGGACACGCAGTGAGCCTCGAACAACACAAAGCGGTGCACTCACAG GAAAGAAGCTTTGACTGCAAAATCTGCAGTAAAAGTTTCAAGCGGTCTTCGACACTATCCACGCACCTCCTGATCCACTCGGACACGCGGCCCTACCCCTGCCAGTACTGCGGAAAGAGGTTCCACCAGAAATCCGACATGAAGAAGCACACCTTCATCCACACAG gggagaagccGCATAAATGCCAAGTGTGCGGGAAAGCTTTCAGCCAGAGTTCCAACCTCATAACGCACAGCCGGAAACACACGGGATTCAAACCATTCGGATGCGACCTCTGCGGCAAGGGCTTCCAGCGCAAGGTGGACCTGAGGCGGCACAAAGAGACGCAGCACGGCCTCAAATGA
- the LOC130393441 gene encoding glomulin-like, producing METPTLSVDQISDVIQKWRETPEEGWTPEDVKLFLDLGYSCIAQGDAAQLLTFLQDVRNKEIVQSMGCGLLAPLANEMTKKEKTLVQCEMAMTHLTMTCRPNELLYGLLKLMDDTDASVISNTIIALAPHLHTVLLRMGEGRAASLDSALSSIQKQLSRLPVPYTTQLEESDQYGLCRSCSALTDFVKPFVEEVKGKYGKKSSQCLEDQELNDVLLKFCMRCLREPIFQAQLDPSRKSPLWFFAVEIMAILASLQKPLADLVLYVPKKRSIVVEETQETDECRASFAYLLFVQGIGIDYFPAVFSPRFILQSNMEYINLLLSRKDESYVLKGLELYARSLDSVEDGSLTVDLLELKTFYSVQQNLRHILIECPSQKLRERSLLVLQYFINKLNSKAKHRFFRCMLKTSQHSGIEGYIVKNIKNQVEFSMKPGNENEWFFGVEFIYLLEQALSLPQGAETYLLQNMDRIMEGLNLLRYLLIRDKEWKSKSAAVWEELCRIKDDHLKMMRLGITMSRTYYINEAKTLREDYKLKAREARAAAKSTQPIKGLNMKHDKMADMSPEVQYQVIQNALVSFDLMESLIFRIEEIMDEKAKSVN from the exons ATGGAGACACCAACGCTGTCCGTGGATCAGATCAGTGATGTCATCCAGAAATGG agagagacaccagaggaAGGATGGACGCCAGAAGACGTCAAGCTCTTCCTTGACCTTGGATACAGCTGCATTGCTCAAGGGGATGCAGCACAACTCCTAACATTTCTTCAGGATGTGAGAAACAAG GAAATTGTCCAATCTATGGGCTGTGGTCTCCTGGCACCTCTTGCAAATGAAATGACTAAAAAGGAGAAGACTCTGGTCCAATGTGAGATGGCGATGACTCACCTCACCATG ACCTGCAGGCCAAATGAGCTCCTGTATGGTCTGCTGAAATTGATGGACGATACTGATGCCAGTGTTATTTCAAATACCATCATAGCATTGGCTCCACATCTTCACACAG TGCTGCTTCGTATGGGCGAGGGACGAGCGGCCTCTCTGGACTCGGCTCTGTCTTCCATTCAGAAGCAGCTATCCCGCCTGCCGGTGCCTTACACTACGCAGCTGGAAGAGTCGGACCAGTATGGCCTGTGTCGCAGCTGTAGCGCCCTGACAGACTTTGTCAAGCCCTTCGTGGAGGAAGTGAAGGGAAAATATGGCAAGAAGAGCTCACAATGTCTTGAAGACCAAGAGCTGAATGATGTGCTTCTTAAATT CTGCATGAGGTGCCTGAGAGAGCCAATATTCCAGGCTCAACTAGACCCCAGCAGAAAGTCCCCTCTGTGGTTCTTTGCAGTAGAGATAATG GCCATATTGGCATCTCTTCAAAAGCCTTTGGCTGACCTCGTGCTGTATGTACCCAAGAAGAGAAGCATCGTGGTGGAGGAGACTCAGGAGACTGATGAGTGCAGGGCGTCCTTTGCCTACCTGCTCTTCGTCCAGGGCATCGGCATAGACTACTTCCCTGCAGTGTTCAG CCCTAGGTTTATACTTCAGTCTAACATGGAATACATTAATCTCCTGCTCAGTAG AAAAGACGAATCATACGTACTTAAAGGACTG GAATTATATGCCCGAAGCTTGGACAGTGTAGAAGACGGTAGTCTTACAGTGGATCTACTTGAACTGAAGACGTTCTACAGCGTTCAGCAG AACTTGCGACATATTCTCATTGAGTGTCCATCGCAAAAATTG AGAGAGCGGAGCCTGCTGGTGCTTCAGTACTTCATCAACAAGTTGAATTCAAAGGCAAAACACAGATTTTTCAG GTGTATGCTGAAAACCAGCCAGCATTCAGGAATAGAGGGTTACATcgtcaaaaacataaaaaatcagGTGGAATTTTCAATGAAG CCAGGGAACGAGAATGAATGGTTCTTTGGAGTGGAGTTTATTTACCTACTGGAGCAGGCGCTGAGTTTACCACAGGGCGCTGAAACGTACCTGCTGCAGAACATGGACAG GATAATGGAGGGCCTGAATCTTCTACGTTATCTTCTCATCAGAGACAAAGAATGGAAGAGCAAA TCAGCTGCTGTGTGGGAGGAACTGTGCCGTATCAAAGATGACCATCTTAAAATGATGCGTCTTGGCATCACCATGTCAAGAACATATTACATCAATGAAGCAAAGACCCTGCGGGAGGATTACAAACTGAAAGCAAGAG AGGCTCGGGCTGCAGCTAAATCGACTCAGCCAATCAAAGGCTTGAACATGAAGCACGACAAGATGGCTGATATGTCCCCAGAGGTCCAGTACCAG GTCATCCAGAATGCGTTGGTGTCCTTTGACCTAATGGAAAGCCTTATCTTTCGCATTGAAGAGATAATGGATGAGAAGGCCAAGAGTGTAAATTAA
- the LOC130392931 gene encoding protein SPO16 homolog, giving the protein MTTKTEQPIPWKTTIIASSSLQNHDVIATLKGQQHLIRFSDSVECGAFIFPLSGIAFLLVCLDELPENVNETGLFEKITNFIKVHRNSFLLLYAPFNGKRELEILSDIQQRFFASNLRILPVRNNGDIIKGMLTISKATSKPNVDTIRDRLSLARAHIIERSPVWQMLKDVKLG; this is encoded by the exons ATGACGACCAAAACCGAACAGCCCATTCCGTGGAAAACGACAATCATTGCCAGTTCATCACTTCAG AACCACGATGTGATAGCGACACTGAAAGGACAGCAACATCTCATCAGATTTTCAGACAGCGTCGAATGTGGCGCCTTCATTTTCCCGCTATCAG GAATTGCATTTTTGTTGGTGTGCCTGGATGAACTTCCTGAAAATGTAAATGAGACCGGACTTTTTGAAAAGATAACAAACTTTATCAAAGTCCATCGGAACAGCTTCCTACTTCTCTATGCGCCATTTAACGGGAAGCGAGAACTGGAAATCTTATCAGATATTCAACAGAG ATTCTTTGCCAGCAACCTGAGAATTCTTCCTGTGCGGAACAATGGAGACATCATCAAAGGAATGTTGACCATCTCTAAG GCCACCAGCAAGCCCAATGTGGACACCATTCGAGACCGTCTGTCTTTGGCCAGAGCCCACATCATTGAACGCAGCCCAGTGTGGCAGATGCTTAAAGATGTGAAACTGGGGTAA